CGATAGTCGAGAACGGTGGGGTGTTATTCCTTGACGCTCCCGGACGTGAGGCCGTCGACGATCGGCTTCTGGAAGAGGACGAAGATCACGATCAACGGAACCGTCGCGACGGTGGATGCGGCCATCATCTGTCCCCAGTACGTCTGTGCTTGCGTTTCGAACCGCTGGATTCCGATCGAGAACGGGGTGACGTCGCTCGAGGCTTCGTCCGTCCGTACCGTGACGTGGATCGCAATCCGCGCTCTGGTGGAGATCGCGCTCGTGGAGCGAACCTCACCTCTCGGCACGAAGCTGTCGGATGCACGAGCGACGCTCCCTGCCCTGAACCGTAGCTACGAACGTCCTGGTGATACTGTTTCCCCTACTTCCACTACTGTTGGAAGAATTTCGTCGTCGTTCGGACCGACGGCTTCGTCTCCGTAGAACCTCGAGCACTGGATTACGAGTGTATGACTGTAATATCAAACGCTTCGTTGTTCGCTATCCGAAACGCCACCGAATCGACTAGATCTCTATGGGTCCCAAACTTGATTGGACTGCTGACCGTTCATCATTGCTGGATGTACGACACTTCTCCGTTCGGTGTAGGTGATGTGCAACTGGTTCGATGCTGACGATGCCCGCTGTGAGCTCTGTTCCGAGCGCTTTATTACCATCCTGGACAGATCGTCTGATGATGAAAGAAATCAGTACGAATGCGGCACCGGCGAGTATCGGTCCGTTTTCCCAGGGAATTCACGATGGTGACCGACTGTTCGTCTCCGGTCAAGGCCCGGTCGATCCGGAGACGGGTGAGATAATCGATGGCGGAATCCGTGACCAGACCAAACGATCGCTCGAGAACATCGAAGCCGTCCTTCAGGCCGGGAATTCGTCGCTGGAAAACGTCGTTAAAGCGACCGTTTTCGTCCAGAACATGGACGACTACGACGCGATCAATGACGTCTACGGTTCGTATATGACGGAACCGTACCCTGCGCGGAGTGCCGTTCAGGTCGAGGACCTTCCGATCGACATCGGTGTCGAAATCGAAGTAATTGCGACGGTGTAACTCACGGGCTTCGACCCGCTTTTCGAGTCTCTGCCTCGATTCGATTGACCTGTCTATCCCCATTCGAACCTATCATGACTGGTAACATGCTATTACGTATTAAACTATAGAATTTGATAAGTATATGGCATAGCCAGACCGTTCGCACTTCTCCTCTCATCGAAACTTTATTCCTGGCCCACCCTGACTAAAGATTTAATAATTACTCTACTATACGTGATAGTATATGTCTGGAACAACTCGGAACGAGATCGCGATCGACGAGCCGCCGTTCGAGGCGGGCGATATCGTCGTCGACAGGGAGGACGATTCACCGAGTGAGGCTATCGTCGTCAACGTTCCACCGATCGTTGCCACGGAGTGGACTGTTAACGGCCGAGGACCGCTCGCATCGGACAATCCAACGTATCCGGCCGATGATCGGGTCGTCATCGTGATCTATCGGACTACGCTCGACGGCGAGTATCCGTACTACACCGGTGGCTATCCGATTCCGCTCGAGCGGTCAAATCAGGACGACGTCACGACGTATGCGTTCCCGTCACAGCGGCTTCGGCGGGTCGGGACCCTCTCCCCGATCGAGATCCAGATCTCGAGCATCGATCCGTCCCCGTACCACGCTCGAAATTTCACGACCGCACAGAACGGCGATTTCGTCGCTGAAATCACTGAACGAGGCTATCCCGACCCCGCTCCACTCGTACGACGATGCGATGGACGATTCGAGATCGTCAACGGTCACAAGCGGATCTGGGCCTGCCACGTCGCCGGATTCGAAACCGTTCCGTGTCACTGTGCGTATCTCGACGACGAGACCGCAACACGGCTGTGGGCGAGGTGGCACCTCGACACATACGATCGTGCTGAGCGTTCGGCTGCCCGACACCGAATTCGGTCGACTCTCGGATCTAGAGCCGACGAGATCCTCGAGGATGTTACCCCGAAGATGTAGCTCCCGCGATTCAACGGAGATTCCGGCCACAATACACTATTATATTTCATAAACTAACATATTACATGTTTCTGTAGTGGCGTTTCTTTGATTGGCATCCGCATTCCACAGCCAACCTTTCCCAGGTACTGTTTCGAACTCCGCGGCTTCGTTTTGACGCTTCGATCTGACCAGCACCGAAGTGACCCGAACGACTAGGTCATTGTCTCGATAATAATTATCGTAATAATGTTCTATAACCGCGAGGACGAACTCGAGGCGCTCTCTCGAGAGCACGCCACGGATCGCTTCTCGTTCGTCGTCATCTACGGCCGTCGCCGCGTCGGAAAGACTGAACTCATCCGAGAGTTCTGTACGGATCGTTCGCACGTATATCACCTCGCCACTCAGGATTCTGAACCCGTCCAGCGAGAAAAATTCATCAACACACTCGCCGCTTTCCGGCACGAGCGCGTGCCCAAAACCGACGACTGGGACGATGCGATCGAGTATCTCGGAGAGGTACTCTCCGACGACGACTGTATCGTCGCGATCGACGAGTTCCCATCTCTCGTGGAATCGTTCGAATCAGGAGGTAAAACCGCGGCCGAACGATCGATTCCAGGCGGCGACCGCAGTCTCCGTACGCGGCTCGCCTCACCACGATCGAGACCAGACAGTATTTACCACTCGGTTAACTATGCGTTACCGACGCCGATGACGCTTCGATCCGCCGTCTCGTGGTCGTTCGTATCCGGATTCGATCCGGTATCGCTCGAGGCGGCGGCTTCCGTGGGAGCACGCGCTGAAGCGCTTTTGGGATCGATCCTGATGGAAGACACCGTTTCGAGCCTCGAACAGAACTGGCTGATTGTGGTGATCCTACTGGGTGGATCTGCGCTGTTGGCCCGATTCATTCAAGAACTGAGCCGTCGGTATCTCGACGGCGAAAGTGCGGAAACGACGTTCGGTCGCGCCGTGTTCGCGGAGATCCATTCCCCCGTCGCAATCTCCATCGCGTTTCTCGGTGTGTATCTGAGCTTGCTCGTGCTCGATTTAGTCGATTCGACGCCGATCATCGTGGGGCTCATCGCGACTGGATTGGTCCTCCTGTGGGCTCGTGCATCAATTCGAATCGGTCGACGCTGGATCGAGTTCCTACAGGACGGCGAAACCACACACGAGTTCGCGCCGATGTTCGGCAACCTCTGGACGATCCTCGTCGCTGTCGGTGCTGTCTTGCTTTTGATCTCGATCTGGGACCTCGAGGTGACGCCGTTTCTCGCTTCGGCGGGACTTCTCGGAATCGTACTCGGGTTCGCCGCCCAGGACGCCATCGGGAACCTGATCGGAGGCGTTGCGCTGTACTTCGACAACACGTACAAGCTCGGGGACGTTATTCGCGTCGACGACGATATGCGCGGAACCGTCACTGACGTCGGCATTCGCAGTACGACGGTCTTGACCGAAGACAACCTGCTCGTGACGGTCCCGAACGCGATGTTGAACTCGACGCAGGTCGTAAACGAGAGCGCACCCCAGCGACACATGCGCCTGCGGATTCCGATTACCACCGCCTACGGCACCGATCACGAGCTGGTCGAAGAACTCGCCCTCGAGGTCTGTGAAACGTGCCCGCTCGTACGTCAGTCGCCGTCTCCGAAGCTGTTGTTCCTCGAGTTCGGTGACTCGGCGCTGGTGTTCGAACTCCGAGTGTACATCAACCACCCGCTGGTCGAAAAGCGCGCGATCGACCAGATCAACCGTGGCGTCTACGAGTCGTTCGATCGCGCCGGAATCACGATTCCGTTCCCTCAGCGGGAACTCAGTTTTCTGGACGACGGGGCGGAGACCACACACCAGTTCGACGAACAGCACGTCTCGGACGGATCGCCACCAGAGCGAGATTGATCGTCCGTCTCGAGTCGTGCAGACGGGCGGGTGTCGAACGATAGTCGATTCGATTCGGACGATTCAAACCGGTGCGTCCAGTAGGGTTTCGTATGGACGAAGACGACTCTCGAGCGCACGTCGTTCCGGGTAGCGACGAAGAGCTTGATGGAGCGGACGTCCGCGGCTACGATTTCCGCGGATCGTTCGACTTCGACGCGATGCTGGATTCGTACGCAACGACGGGATTTCAGGCGACACAGCTCGCAGAAGCGATCGATATCGCAGAGCGAATGCAGGCGAACGATGCGACGATCTATCTGACGATCACGTCGAACATCGTTTCCTCCGGGTTGCGTGAAGTCGTTGCCTATCTGATCCGCGAGGGGTACGTCGACGTACTCATCACGACGTCCGGATCGCTGACCGAAGACGTCATCAAAACCGAGAAGCCGTTCAAGATGGGCGAGTGGGACGCCGACGAGTCCGAACTTCGCGAACAAGGGATCAATCGGCTGGGAAACATCTTCGTTCCGTCCGATCGATACGTCTGGCTGGAAGAGTACCTCTACGAGTTCTTCGAGGACTTCTTTGCGGAGGAGAAAGTTCGCACACCGACCGCGTTTGCTCGGGAACTCGGAGAAACCCTCGACGACGAGGATTCGGTTCTAAAACAGGCGGCGGACAACGACGTTCCGGTCTACTGTCCTGCGCTGACGGACGCAGAAGTCGGGAACTTCCTCTACTATTACCGGCAGGGCTACGATTCGGACGTCGGGATCGAGATTCTCGACGACTACGATTCGCTGATCGAAGAGGCGCTGCTTTCGGACACGACGGGACTCATCGCGGTCGGCGGCGGCGTTCCGAAACATCACGCGATCATGACGAACCTGTTCCGCGGCGGGGCCGACTACGTCGTCTACATCTCAACCGGTATCGAAGGCGATGGTTCACTGTCCGGCGCGCCACCCAACGAAGCGGTCTCGTGGGGTAAGATCAAAGACGCGGAAAACAACTACACGCAAGTCGAGGCCGAAGCGACTCTCGTCTTCCCACTGCTCGTCGCCAGCGCGTTCAAAAACTGACCTCGAAACCGATCCTCGAGTACCGATCGATTAGCAGACCAATGGAAACGGCGGCCAGATCGTTCGCTCGAGTGTAACTGTTACGCCCTTCTTGTAAATCGTTATTCTGTGTGTCCGATACTCGTCTAATTCACTAAGTTGGTTACTGGACCCGCTGTAGAGAGCTGTTTTCGGCTGTCTCCGGACCGTTCAAACGGGATTTCGACTCGAGGAGTATACCGTCGACTCTCTCGCTCTAGTGTACGGTGGCGCGTAGTCGCTACTATTGTTTCGTGGTTGACTTCCGAGAATAGCGAGACCGAACGAATTTAGTATAGCACTATGTACTATATTTTGTAAACAGGCGCTTTTCATAGGTTCGAATGGTACGGATGGCGGCTTCGCGGCACTGCTCGTAGCTCATCTCGCGCTCGATCTTAGCTGTAACTGGGGGCGCTACGTCCCGTTCGCATAGTCTGTTGGACTCGATAATACTCGATAGCAGTGTGGGAACGGCTGTACGAGGTAGTACCAGTACAGGCACCAGCTGTCGGCAGGTGAAGTAGAAATATTCACGGAACGTAACTAATTCATTGCGAGTCCCACGCTATCCTCAGCGAGCGTCATCAGAACTCTCGGATTTCTGACGACACACGAAGGTGCGAGCAAGGGAATACAGCAGCCACACGGTTTCTATGTAAATCGCTACCCGTGCTCACTTGGCGGTCGAAAGAGGTGGTGAGACGCTCCACACTTTGGCGTCGTCAACCGTGGTTCAAAATGGCTCGTCGTTCCGCCATCACGAACTATCTCCGGTCTTTCGAACGACGACAAAAAGCGTGAGCGGCGATTGTGATTGAATATCCCGATTTCGCGTAATCGATAGTGATGTCCTCTATTTTCGCAGTAGCCCAGAATCTGGCATTCAGGTGCGGTGCACGGACGACGGTATCGACTATATTAGATTCACTTTGTTAAATAGCCATTTAGATAAGTGGATGGTATTTTGTCGATTTTGCGTATATCGGCACGTGTACCGCCTCTTCGGTCCGTAACTCTATTATTAAACCTTATGACGATATATAGAATATGCTGTGCGAAGTGGATATGTTGAGCGACCGGTAACCTCTAATCCAGTGCTTTCCGATCTCACTACAGGCCCACGAAATATCTCTTTCCCACAGGTGGCTCTACTGTCGAAATGACGATTACAACGCACATCGAAATACTCGAGCCAACCGGTTGCTACGTTCAGGTGCAAACTTATATATCCTATTAACGAATGATACGACTCATGAGTAACGTATTATTGCCGATCGACGACGACGAACGGCACGCGAAAGACCAAATTCAAACCGTCTTGAATCTCCCGCTCGAAACCGACGAGCTAACAGTTACCGTGTTACACGTTTTCACGGATAATCCGAACAGTGCGTCGATAACGCAACTCAGATCCACGCATCTCATTCAGGAGGCACTCGAGGACGAAGGTATCGCTGTCGAACTGGACGAACGGAGCAACGACCCGGCGGACGAGATACTATCGTACGCCGAAGACAACGCCGTCGATGTAATCTGTCTCGCTGGGAGGAAGCGCTCGAAGACCGGGAAGTTACTCTTTGGCAGCGTCACGCAGGACGTCATTTTGAACACGAATCTACCGGTCCTCATCGCCGGAACTGATTCCGTTGAGTAGCGGGTCGTTTGCCGCACTTGAGGACGATCCTCCCGACCCTGAACAGCATTACATCTCGAACCGTCCCGTTGCTGCATCGAATCGACCGTCGGATTTGCGACGGAGCGAAGAACAGTGGCGATCTACTTCGAGCCGAACAATCGACGTGCGCCCCACCGCGACCGTACAGGCGATCCTAAACGAACGCGACTGGCCGGGCCCATCCAGCGCTGGCGTTTTCGATCTTGATCGGATAGGTCACCAGGTGAATTCCCGTTCGCTGGGGAAGCTCGTCGAAGTTCGCCATCTTTTCGATCTGACAGTATTCTGCCTCGCGTCCGGCCAGGTGCGCGGGCCATAGTTCGGAGGTGTCCTCCGTCTCCTTGTATCGCTCTCCCATCGTCTCGAACGGTTTGTCGAATCCGTACGCGTCGATACCGATCACTTTCACACCCTGATCCACGAGGTGCTTCGTTGCTTTCGCGCCCATTCCCGGGAAGTCGGTGAGATACTCGGAGGTACCCCAGAGCTCGTCCGCACCGGTCTCAATGAGGACGATCTCTCCGGCCGAGAGAGTGTGATCGATCGTGGCGAGTTGCTCGTCGATCTCGTGTGGTTGAATCTCCGCTCCGTTGTCTTTCCAGGTAAAATCCAGCACGACGGCTTCACCACAGAACCAGTCTGTCGGAAGTTCGTCGATTGTCTTCGACGGCTCTCCTTCCGACTCCGGCCCGTAATGCCACGGCGCGTCGACGTGGGTTCCCGTGTGTGGAATCGCGGTGACTTCCTCCCAGGCGAGACCGCTTCCGCCCGGAAAGTCGTCCGCCGTGATGTCTCCGTACCCCGACTCACGGAGGTTCTGTGCGAGCCGTTCCGCACCTCCTTCGTGGTCCCAGTAGTCCACGTGAGGTTGCCACGGTTCACTGTCTGAATCCGGAACGATGCCAAGACTAAGGTCTATTTGCTCCAACGAGTCGAATGCTGTCATGCAGTGCTGAGGATCTATTTCCGATATATCGTATTAAAAGATTTGGTTACGGTATCCCTTTCTTCCTTTCCCGAAGAGGGAGGCGCTCGTGAACGCTCCGTTTTGACGTGGATCCATCCAAAGATTAATGTGGCACAGGAGATTCTATCGTGGCATGTCAACCCACGACCAGGCAGCACTGCCGACTGACATGGACGCGCTCGTCGTCGAGGAAGCGGGAGAATGGTCGATAGAGACGGTAGAAACGCCGAATATCGATCAGACCGATAACGTCCTGTGCAAGGTGGATACGGTATCGATCTGTGGGACCGACCCCAAAATATTCCACGGCGACGTCGACGGATGGCCGCCCTCGTTTCCCTTCACGCCGGGACACGAGTGGGCCGGGACCGTCGTCGAAACCGGTGAAGACGTCTCGAGACTGTCCCCGGGTGATCGAGTCTTCGCGGAGACACACCACGGCTGTGGCTACTGCGAAAACTGTCGGAACGGTAAGTACAACCTCTGTGAAAATTACGGTGATTTCGACAGCGGCCACCGCCAGATCGGACACACCTCGAGCGGCGCGTACGCCGAGTACATCGCGGCACCCGCGGACACCCTGTACCACCTGCCCGAATCGATCTCCTTTACGGAAGGCGCGTTACTCGACGTGAACGCGATCGCGCTGTACCTCGCGGAGCGAGGCAACATCGGACCTGCCGCGAACGTCGCCGTGATCGGGACGGGAACCGTCGGCTTACTGGCGATACAGAACGCGAAGGCGCTGGGTGCTGGAAACGTGATCGCGATCGGAAGCGAGGATCGAAATACAGTCGGAGCGGAGCTCGGCGCGGATCACACGATCCCGTACACCGACGACGACGTCGTCGAACAGGTGATGGAACTCACCGGTGACGTCGGCGTGGACGTCACCCTCGAGGCGGCGGGAACGTCGTCGTCGTTCTCGCAGGCGGTGGCGATAACTCGGAAAGGTGGCACCGTTAGTCTCGACGGGATTCCGAAAGTCAACCACCAAGAGATCCCGATGGCTGATCTCGTTACGGAGGAAATCGAGTTCCGAGGCTGTCGCGCCCACGCCAACCTGGCTGAAGCCAGCGCCCGGCTAGTGGAAAACGGAACCGTCGACGTTTCGGCGCTCGTCACCCACGAGTTTTCCTTCAACGAGTTCGAGACGGCGTACGAGACGTTCGTCGACCGTCACGACGGTGCGATCAAAGTCGCCTTACACGTTTGATCGCACGGTCCGTCCGAGCCGGTAGCCGAACTCGAACGTAAGAGTCAGGTGGACGCGACGACTAGTGTCTGACCCGTACGCTATGAAAGCACCCGCCGCCCACGTGATGTTAGCGCTCGGGACGATCGGGTACGTCTGGCTCATGTTCGTCTGGCTCCTCGTTCCTGCGTTTCTCGGTCCGATCAGCGACGAGTTTGCGCTTTCGAACACGCAGGCGGGACTCCTCACGGGGGCGATCTCGTTCGTCTACATTCCGTTCGCGCTGTGGAGTGGAATACTCACCGATCGCATCGGGGCTCCTCGAGCGATCGGATACGGAATGGTTCTGTTCGGTGGTGCACAGGTTCTCAGGAGCGTCGCACACGAATTCTGGTCGATTCTGCTGTTGACCGTTCTGATTGGGGTCGGTGGAACCGGGATAACGTTCGGTTTGCCGAAACTCGTCTCTACCCTATATCCTCCGGAACGATCGGGAACGATGTCTTCGCTGTACCTCGTCGGGATGTACGCGGGGACCGCCGCTGCATTTGCAGTCGGTCGACCGATAGCGGGCCCGCTGTTAGGCGGATGGAGACCCGTGTTTTTCTTCAGCGGTCTGGCCGTTCTGGCTTTTTCTGTCGTCTGGTTTCTCGCATACACGTGGACAAAACGCCGTCTACCGTGGCGAACTGACGCGAATCGATCTGTGGAACGCTCGGGAGATCGGAACCGATCCGTCTCTCGTGATCTCCGACGGCTCGTTTTGCATCGGGGTGTGTTGTTGCTCGCAGTTGTCGGCTTCTCGTATCTCTTGCTCGTACACGGATTGCAAAACTGGCTGACCGTGATTCTTCAGGAACGCGGCTTGACGACTCGGATCGCGGTGTGGACGACGAGCCTGTTCGTGGTGGCACAGCTGGTCGGAACGTTAGTACTCCCTCCCCTTTCCGACTTCAAGACGAGTCGCCGGACTGCCCTCTTCTCGTGCGGTATCTTTGCTTCCGCCGGGACGTTCGTTCTGTTGGTGGCCGACGATGCCGTATTTCCGATCCTCTTTGCGGTATTCGTCGCCGGCTTCGGCCTCGGCGGATTGGCCACGTTCGTCCGCTCGCTACCTGTCGAGATGAAGGGCGTCGAGGGAAAGCTGGTGGCGAGTGCGGTCGGTCTGGTGTTTATGATCGGTGAGATCGGCGGATTCGTCGGTCCCTTGCTCGTCGGCGCGGTTGCGGATCGGACCGGCTCGTTTTCACTCAGCGTTTTCTTGCTCCTGCTTGGGAGTTTAGCAGTGATCGGTGCAAGCGCGTTCCTTACCCACGCAGATCACGAATAACGTGAGTGCGCTCATCGACGACGGTTCATCGGGCGAGAAACGGCCGTTCTCCGAGCCAAAATTTATTGTGTCGACCGAACCATGTTGTGCTATGGCCGAATTTGTCGATCTGAGCCAGGAGATTTACAGTCAACATCCCGTGTACTTCGCTCACCCGGATACGGTGATCTGGACCGACACGACGTTCGAAGATTCCGAGTACATCTTCCGAACCCAGGCTGGAATCGAGGATCCGACGTTTACGTACGAGTCTCGGACGTTTCAGATATCGGAACACGGCCCGAGTCACGTCGATTCGATCCGGCATTACAAACCCGATGGTGAACCGATCAACGAAATGTCCCTCGAAAACTTTCACACACCGGGGAAGGCGGTCGACG
This genomic stretch from Natrarchaeobius halalkaliphilus harbors:
- a CDS encoding MFS transporter; the encoded protein is MSDPYAMKAPAAHVMLALGTIGYVWLMFVWLLVPAFLGPISDEFALSNTQAGLLTGAISFVYIPFALWSGILTDRIGAPRAIGYGMVLFGGAQVLRSVAHEFWSILLLTVLIGVGGTGITFGLPKLVSTLYPPERSGTMSSLYLVGMYAGTAAAFAVGRPIAGPLLGGWRPVFFFSGLAVLAFSVVWFLAYTWTKRRLPWRTDANRSVERSGDRNRSVSRDLRRLVLHRGVLLLAVVGFSYLLLVHGLQNWLTVILQERGLTTRIAVWTTSLFVVAQLVGTLVLPPLSDFKTSRRTALFSCGIFASAGTFVLLVADDAVFPILFAVFVAGFGLGGLATFVRSLPVEMKGVEGKLVASAVGLVFMIGEIGGFVGPLLVGAVADRTGSFSLSVFLLLLGSLAVIGASAFLTHADHE
- a CDS encoding zinc-dependent alcohol dehydrogenase gives rise to the protein MSTHDQAALPTDMDALVVEEAGEWSIETVETPNIDQTDNVLCKVDTVSICGTDPKIFHGDVDGWPPSFPFTPGHEWAGTVVETGEDVSRLSPGDRVFAETHHGCGYCENCRNGKYNLCENYGDFDSGHRQIGHTSSGAYAEYIAAPADTLYHLPESISFTEGALLDVNAIALYLAERGNIGPAANVAVIGTGTVGLLAIQNAKALGAGNVIAIGSEDRNTVGAELGADHTIPYTDDDVVEQVMELTGDVGVDVTLEAAGTSSSFSQAVAITRKGGTVSLDGIPKVNHQEIPMADLVTEEIEFRGCRAHANLAEASARLVENGTVDVSALVTHEFSFNEFETAYETFVDRHDGAIKVALHV
- a CDS encoding ParB/RepB/Spo0J family partition protein, with the translated sequence MSGTTRNEIAIDEPPFEAGDIVVDREDDSPSEAIVVNVPPIVATEWTVNGRGPLASDNPTYPADDRVVIVIYRTTLDGEYPYYTGGYPIPLERSNQDDVTTYAFPSQRLRRVGTLSPIEIQISSIDPSPYHARNFTTAQNGDFVAEITERGYPDPAPLVRRCDGRFEIVNGHKRIWACHVAGFETVPCHCAYLDDETATRLWARWHLDTYDRAERSAARHRIRSTLGSRADEILEDVTPKM
- a CDS encoding cyclase family protein, coding for MTAFDSLEQIDLSLGIVPDSDSEPWQPHVDYWDHEGGAERLAQNLRESGYGDITADDFPGGSGLAWEEVTAIPHTGTHVDAPWHYGPESEGEPSKTIDELPTDWFCGEAVVLDFTWKDNGAEIQPHEIDEQLATIDHTLSAGEIVLIETGADELWGTSEYLTDFPGMGAKATKHLVDQGVKVIGIDAYGFDKPFETMGERYKETEDTSELWPAHLAGREAEYCQIEKMANFDELPQRTGIHLVTYPIKIENASAGWARPVAFV
- a CDS encoding mechanosensitive ion channel domain-containing protein; translation: MFYNREDELEALSREHATDRFSFVVIYGRRRVGKTELIREFCTDRSHVYHLATQDSEPVQREKFINTLAAFRHERVPKTDDWDDAIEYLGEVLSDDDCIVAIDEFPSLVESFESGGKTAAERSIPGGDRSLRTRLASPRSRPDSIYHSVNYALPTPMTLRSAVSWSFVSGFDPVSLEAAASVGARAEALLGSILMEDTVSSLEQNWLIVVILLGGSALLARFIQELSRRYLDGESAETTFGRAVFAEIHSPVAISIAFLGVYLSLLVLDLVDSTPIIVGLIATGLVLLWARASIRIGRRWIEFLQDGETTHEFAPMFGNLWTILVAVGAVLLLISIWDLEVTPFLASAGLLGIVLGFAAQDAIGNLIGGVALYFDNTYKLGDVIRVDDDMRGTVTDVGIRSTTVLTEDNLLVTVPNAMLNSTQVVNESAPQRHMRLRIPITTAYGTDHELVEELALEVCETCPLVRQSPSPKLLFLEFGDSALVFELRVYINHPLVEKRAIDQINRGVYESFDRAGITIPFPQRELSFLDDGAETTHQFDEQHVSDGSPPERD
- a CDS encoding Rid family detoxifying hydrolase; this encodes MKEISTNAAPASIGPFSQGIHDGDRLFVSGQGPVDPETGEIIDGGIRDQTKRSLENIEAVLQAGNSSLENVVKATVFVQNMDDYDAINDVYGSYMTEPYPARSAVQVEDLPIDIGVEIEVIATV
- a CDS encoding universal stress protein; this encodes MSNVLLPIDDDERHAKDQIQTVLNLPLETDELTVTVLHVFTDNPNSASITQLRSTHLIQEALEDEGIAVELDERSNDPADEILSYAEDNAVDVICLAGRKRSKTGKLLFGSVTQDVILNTNLPVLIAGTDSVE
- a CDS encoding deoxyhypusine synthase translates to MDEDDSRAHVVPGSDEELDGADVRGYDFRGSFDFDAMLDSYATTGFQATQLAEAIDIAERMQANDATIYLTITSNIVSSGLREVVAYLIREGYVDVLITTSGSLTEDVIKTEKPFKMGEWDADESELREQGINRLGNIFVPSDRYVWLEEYLYEFFEDFFAEEKVRTPTAFARELGETLDDEDSVLKQAADNDVPVYCPALTDAEVGNFLYYYRQGYDSDVGIEILDDYDSLIEEALLSDTTGLIAVGGGVPKHHAIMTNLFRGGADYVVYISTGIEGDGSLSGAPPNEAVSWGKIKDAENNYTQVEAEATLVFPLLVASAFKN